CCCGGCGAGGTGGTGGCGGTGCTCCTCGCCGAGCAGGAGGATCCGCAGTTGGTGCGGCTCTATGTCGAGGTCTGGGCGCTGGCGGCACGGGACGAGGACATCGCCGCGGTGGTCCGGGAGTTCTACCGGAAGTACGTCGCGCACGTGGAGGCGTTCGTCCGGCAGGGGCGGCCGGACTGGCCGGGTGAGTTCTGCCGGGCTCGGGCGGAGACCTTTGTCGCGCTGGTGGAAGGGGCGGCCTTGCTGCGGTCGGGTATCGCCGGCAGCCGGTCGGCCGCGATGGATGAGCAACTGGCGTGGTGTGCGTCGCGGTTGCTGCGGGACTGAGCTCCGGGCGCTACTGAGCTCCGGGCGGGACTGAGGTCCCGGTGGGGAAGGGGCAGGGCGGCGAAGGGGGCCGCCCGGGCCTGTGGGGGTGCGGTGCGGGCACTTCCGCCCCAGCAGGCACTTCGCCCCAGCAGACACTTCCGCGTCATCGGGTATCGGGCACTACCGCCTCATCGTGCACCGGACGGATCCGGCGCAAGGCCGGCGCGCGGGCGTCCGGCCTCGGGCGGCTGTCAGGCCGGCAGGGAGTGATGTGGCCAGCGGGCGCGGGCCTGTTCCTGGGAGCGCATGGTGGCCAGGGTGAGCAGTCCGCGGCTGCGGCCCGTCCGGAGGAGGGTGGGGAGCGCGGGCAGGGGGGCGAGGGCCGCGATGTCGTCCAGGACGAGGGTGAGTGGTGGGTCGAGCCGACCGTCAGATGACCGTTCGGCCATGCGGCGGCCGTGCTCGACCACGTGCGAGAGGAGTGCGGTGAGCAAGGGCATCGCACCCGGGTCGGTACGCGGATCCTCGATGGGGTCGCCTACCACGTAAAGCGTTCCCCCCTCATCGATAAATGATTCGAGGATGGCCGAATCCGTTCGAAGTGGATTGCAGGCGTCCCGGATGTGGATGGAGGAGAGGGAGGCCAGTGCCCGCCCCACCAACTGCTGGGCCACTTCGCGGCGTTCGGGGTGGGCGGTGAGCACCGACTCCAGCTCGC
This portion of the Streptomyces sp. 2114.4 genome encodes:
- a CDS encoding TetR family transcriptional regulator C-terminal domain-containing protein; translated protein: MRAIAGAAGVRVGHLQHYFPARADLIKAVLERALDRSLERLAEATGLRTVRDDPSALESPEGAANPGEVVAVLLAEQEDPQLVRLYVEVWALAARDEDIAAVVREFYRKYVAHVEAFVRQGRPDWPGEFCRARAETFVALVEGAALLRSGIAGSRSAAMDEQLAWCASRLLRD